The following coding sequences lie in one Hoplias malabaricus isolate fHopMal1 chromosome 14, fHopMal1.hap1, whole genome shotgun sequence genomic window:
- the lhx2b gene encoding LIM/homeobox protein Lhx2b isoform X2, which yields MLFHGVPGADMRGVVEEMERRSKSDSVPISSAIDMGETETSVPSMSGERVALCAGCGGRISDRYYLLAVDKQWHMRCLKCCECKLNLESELTCFSKDGSIYCKEDYYRRFSVQRCARCHLGISASEMVMRARDLVYHLNCFTCTTCSKMLTTGDHFGMKDSLVYCRLHFETLVQGDYGAPFSHAEAAHGKGALPAGPLGLAYYNGVTTVQKGRPRKRKSPGPGADLAAYNAALSCNENDGDPMDRDSQYSSGQKTKRMRTSFKHHQLRTMKSYFAINHNPDAKDLKQLAQKTGLTKRVLQRQTEDGNALSLWEFILTSTYYLCNCTGGQCEETGL from the exons ATGCTTTTCCACGGCGTGCCCGGCGCAGACATGCGCGGTGTGGTAGAGGAGATGGAGCGCAGGAGCAAGAGCGACTCAGTGCCCATTAGCTCCGCCATTGACATGGGGGAAACAGAGACG AGTGTTCCGTCTATGAGCGGTGAACGCGTGGCTCTCTGCGCGGGCTGCGGTGGCCGGATCTCGGACCGATATTATCTGCTGGCGGTAGATAAACAGTGGCACATGCGCTGCCTCAAGTGCTGCGAGTGTAAACTTAACCTGGAATCAGAACTCACCTGCTTTAGCAAGGACGGCAGCATCTACTGCAAAGAGGACTATTACAG GAGGTTCTCCGTGCAAAGATGCGCGCGCTGCCACCTGGGTATCTCGGCTTCGGAGATGGTGATGCGCGCGAGGGACTTGGTGTACCACTTGAACTGTTTCACGTGCACGACTTGCAGCAAGATGCTGACCACGGGAGACCACTTCGGCATGAAGGACAGCCTGGTGTACTGCCGCCTGCACTTCGAGACGCTCGTGCAAGGCGATTATGGCGCGCCGTTCAGTCACGCGGAAGCGGCGCACGGGAAAGGAGCACTGCCCGCGGGCCCGCTGGGACTGGCCTACTACAACGGAGTGACCACTGTGCAGAAGGGCCGGCCGAGGAAAAGGAAAAGTCCAGGACCAGGGGCTGACCTCGCGGCCTACAACGCAG cacTGAGCTGCAATGAAAACGATGGTGATCCCATGGACAGAGACTCTCAGTATAGCTCTGGCCAAAAGACCAAGCGCATGAGGACCTCATTCAAGCACCATCAGCTCCGGACCATGAAGTCCTACTTCGCTATCAACCACAATCCTGATGCCAAGGACTTGAAACAGTTGGCTCAGAAAACAGGTCTTACCAAGCGTGTACTTCAG CGCCAGACTGAGGATGGAAATGCTCTCAGCTTATGGGAATTCATCCTCACTTCAACCTATTATTTATGTAACTGCACCGGGGGTCAATGTGAGGAAACTGGATTATAA
- the lhx2b gene encoding LIM/homeobox protein Lhx2b isoform X1, which yields MLFHGVPGADMRGVVEEMERRSKSDSVPISSAIDMGETETSVPSMSGERVALCAGCGGRISDRYYLLAVDKQWHMRCLKCCECKLNLESELTCFSKDGSIYCKEDYYRRFSVQRCARCHLGISASEMVMRARDLVYHLNCFTCTTCSKMLTTGDHFGMKDSLVYCRLHFETLVQGDYGAPFSHAEAAHGKGALPAGPLGLAYYNGVTTVQKGRPRKRKSPGPGADLAAYNAALSCNENDGDPMDRDSQYSSGQKTKRMRTSFKHHQLRTMKSYFAINHNPDAKDLKQLAQKTGLTKRVLQVWFQNARAKFRRNLLRQENTGVDKASDGSTLPGGTPSGPASEISNASMSPSSTPTTLTDLTNPTMPTVTSVLTSVPGSLDVHECRSPSQTTLTSLF from the exons ATGCTTTTCCACGGCGTGCCCGGCGCAGACATGCGCGGTGTGGTAGAGGAGATGGAGCGCAGGAGCAAGAGCGACTCAGTGCCCATTAGCTCCGCCATTGACATGGGGGAAACAGAGACG AGTGTTCCGTCTATGAGCGGTGAACGCGTGGCTCTCTGCGCGGGCTGCGGTGGCCGGATCTCGGACCGATATTATCTGCTGGCGGTAGATAAACAGTGGCACATGCGCTGCCTCAAGTGCTGCGAGTGTAAACTTAACCTGGAATCAGAACTCACCTGCTTTAGCAAGGACGGCAGCATCTACTGCAAAGAGGACTATTACAG GAGGTTCTCCGTGCAAAGATGCGCGCGCTGCCACCTGGGTATCTCGGCTTCGGAGATGGTGATGCGCGCGAGGGACTTGGTGTACCACTTGAACTGTTTCACGTGCACGACTTGCAGCAAGATGCTGACCACGGGAGACCACTTCGGCATGAAGGACAGCCTGGTGTACTGCCGCCTGCACTTCGAGACGCTCGTGCAAGGCGATTATGGCGCGCCGTTCAGTCACGCGGAAGCGGCGCACGGGAAAGGAGCACTGCCCGCGGGCCCGCTGGGACTGGCCTACTACAACGGAGTGACCACTGTGCAGAAGGGCCGGCCGAGGAAAAGGAAAAGTCCAGGACCAGGGGCTGACCTCGCGGCCTACAACGCAG cacTGAGCTGCAATGAAAACGATGGTGATCCCATGGACAGAGACTCTCAGTATAGCTCTGGCCAAAAGACCAAGCGCATGAGGACCTCATTCAAGCACCATCAGCTCCGGACCATGAAGTCCTACTTCGCTATCAACCACAATCCTGATGCCAAGGACTTGAAACAGTTGGCTCAGAAAACAGGTCTTACCAAGCGTGTACTTCAG GTTTGGTTCCAGAACGCCAGGGCCAAGTTCCGGAGGAACCTTTTGCGCCAGGAGAACACAGGAGTGGACAAGGCTTCAGATGGGTCCACTCTGCCCGGAGGGACACCTTCAGGGCCGGCCTCCGAAATTTCCAACGCCTCTATGAGTCCATCCAGCACTCCCACCACACTGACTGACCTCACCAACCCCACGATGCCCACCGTCACCTCCGTACTTACCTCTGTGCCTGGCAGTCTGGATGTCCATGAGTGCCGGAGCCCCTCGCAAACCACCCTCACCAGCCTCTTCTGA